Proteins encoded by one window of Xyrauchen texanus isolate HMW12.3.18 chromosome 24, RBS_HiC_50CHRs, whole genome shotgun sequence:
- the LOC127618011 gene encoding homeobox protein SIX3-like — MVFRSPLELYPSHLFLPNFADRPLLLASSAPSTRSPEDLSMFQLPTLNFSPEQVASVCETLEETGDIERLGRFLWSLPVAPGACEAINKHESILRARAVVAFHTGNFRDLFHILENHKFTKDSHGKLQAMWLEAHYQEAEKLRGRPLGPVDKYRVRKKFPLPRTIWDGEQKTHCFKERTRSLLREWYLQDPYPNPSKKRELAQATGLTPTQVGNWFKNRRQRDRAAAAKNRLQHQSIGQNGMRSLSESGCTPRSSAESPSTAASPTTSVSSMTERVDTGTSILSVTSSDSECDV; from the exons ATGGTTTTCAGATCGCCTTTAGAGCTTTATCCCTCTCATTTATTCCTGCCAAACTTTGCTGATCGCCCTTTGCTCTTGGCGAGCAGCGCGCCCAGCACCAGGTCTCCCGAAGACTTGTCAATGTTTCAGCTACCGACCTTAAACTTCTCTCCAGAGCAAGTGGCGAGCGTCTGCGAGACGCTGGAGGAGACCGGGGACATCGAGCGGCTGGGTCGCTTTCTGTGGTCTCTTCCAGTGGCACCAGGCGCTTGCGAGGCGATCAACAAGCATGAATCCATCCTACGTGCACGAGCTGTGGTTGCCTTCCACACAGGCAATTTTCGTGATCTCTTCCACATTTTGGAGAACCACAAGTTTACCAAGGACTCGCATGGCAAACTGCAGGCGATGTGGCTAGAGGCTCACTATCAGGAGGCCGAGAAACTGCGAGGGCGTCCCCTAGGACCGGTTGATAAGTATAGGGTGCGAAAGAAGTTTCCTCTGCCAAGAACCATCTGGGACGGTGAGCAGAAGACGCATTGTTTCAAAGAGCGGACACGGAGTCTTTTACGGGAGTGGTACCTTCAGGACCCCTACCCGAACCCTAGCAAGAAAAGGGAACTGGCACAAGCCACTGGACTCACTCCTACACAGGTCGGAAATTGGTTTAAAAATAGGAGGCAACGAGACAGGGCAGCGGCAGCGAAAAACAG GCTCCAGCACCAATCAATAGGGCAGAATGGCATGCGGTCCCTTTCAGAATCCGGCTGCACCCCACGCAGTTCGGCGGAGTCGCCATCGACAGCGGCTAGTCCAACTACCAGTGTCTCCAGTATGACAGAACGTGTCGACACGGGCACGTCAATTCTTTCAGTAACATCAAGTGACTCGGAATGCGACGTATGA